A stretch of Lactuca sativa cultivar Salinas chromosome 6, Lsat_Salinas_v11, whole genome shotgun sequence DNA encodes these proteins:
- the LOC111901148 gene encoding probable LRR receptor-like serine/threonine-protein kinase At1g63430, with translation MKRSIPLKLFLITFGLFLATTDAGQPIEVHALAMFKEAIFDDPLLVLSSWNVLDSDPCNWVGVSCSGNQVTKLNISGSSIKGFIARELFQLSALQELILHGNKLIGSIPKEIGSLKNLKILDLGMNQISGPIPHEIGNLVNIVKINLQSNGLTGQLPSELGNLKYLQELRLDRNKLRGSVPGGNSSSIVSNTQGMFASNVTRLGFCRSNSLKVADFSYNFLIGSIPKCLGYLPRTSFQGNCLPIKDIKQRTSEQCGSPPQAQTRNTGEMKRHPTTYESNQQTSTSKPVWLLALEVSTGVTVGLLFLVAIFTTIHRCKNKPSIIIPWKKSRSDRDHMAMYTDPNVLKDVMRYNRHELEVACEDFSNIIGSSSDSLVYKGTMKGGPEIAVISLCIKEEHWTGYLELYYQKEVADLARLNHENTGKLLGYCIESTPFTRMLVFEYASNGTLYEHLHYEEGCQLSWTRRMKIVIGIAKGLKYLHTEIEPPFTISELNSSAVYLTEDFSPKLVDFESWKSILTRSENNSRCISNEGAICVLPSSLEGRQLDIQGNIYAFGVLLLEIISGRPPLCKDKGCLVDWAKDYLERPEEMASVVDPALKHFRDEDLKVICEVVSICIHLRPRDQVSMQDLCAILESKIDTSVSSELKASSLAWAELALSS, from the exons ATGAAACGATCGATTCCATTAAAACTTTTTTTGATTACTTTCGGACTGTTTCTAGCTACTACCGATGCTGGTCAACCAATTGAAG TTCATGCTCTCGCAATGTTTAAAGAAGCCATATTTGATGACCCATTATTGGTTTTATCAAGCTGGAATGTTCTAGATTCAGATCCTTGTAACTGGGTCGGTGTTTCTTGCTCTGGAAATCAAGTCACAAAGCT GAACATTTCTGGCTCGTCTATAAAGGGGTTTATTGCTCGAGAACTTTTTCAGCTTTCAGCCTTACAAGAACT GATTTTACATGGCAACAAGCTCATTGGTTCAATACCCAAAGAAATTGGAtccctaaagaacctgaaaattTTGGATTTGGGGATGAACCAGATATCTGGACCGATTCCTCATGAGATTGGGAATTTGGTTAACATTGTTAAAAT AAACCTGCAGTCAAATGGGTTGACTGGTCAACTGCCTTCAGAGCTTGGGAATCTTAAGTACCTTCAAGAACTTCGGTTGGACAGAAATAAGCTGAGAGGATCTGTTCCAGGTGGCAATTCTTCAAGCATTGTTTCAAACACCCAAGGAAT GTTTGCTTCAAATGTGACAAGATTAGGTTTTTGTCGTTCGAATTCCTTAAAAGTTGCAGATTTCTCATACAATTTTCTTATTGGGAGCATACCTAAGTGCTTGGGGTACCTTCCTAG GACAAGCTTTCAAGGGAATTGCCTACCGATTAAAGATATCAAGCAACGAACTTCTGAACAATGTG GATCTCCTCCTCAAGCTCAAACTCGTAATACTGGAGAGATGAAGCGCCATCCTACAACATATGAAAGCAACCAACAAACTTCTACTTCAAAACCAGTGTGGCTTCTAGCTCTAGAAGTATCAACTGGAGTAACCGTTGGTTTGCTCTTTCTTGTTGCTATTTTTACAACTATTCATAGATGCAAAAACAAACCTTCGATTATCATCCCTTGGAAGAAATCAAGAAGTGATAGAGACCATATGGCAATGTATACAG ATCCGAATGTGTTGAAAGATGTGATGAGATACAATCGACATGAACTTGAAGTAGCATGTGAAGATTTTAGCAACATTATCGGTTCCTCATCAGATAGTTTGGTTTACAAAGGGACCATGAAAGGTGGGCCCGAAATTGCAGTGATATCACTTTGCATCAAAGAAGAGCATTGGACTGGCTATCTTGAGCTCTATTATCAGAAAGAG GTAGCAGATTTAGCAAGACTAAATCATGAGAACACAGGGAAACTGCTGGGCTATTGTATAGAAAGCACTCCATTTACAAGAATGTTAGTCTTTGAATATGCATCAAATGGGACGTTATATGAACACCTCCATT aTGAAGAAGGATGCCAACTAAGCTGGACTAGAAGAATGAAGATTGTTATAGGCATTGCAAAAGGTCTAAAGTATCTTCACACAGAAATTGAACCACCATTTACTATATCCGAGTTAAATTCTAGTGCAGTATATCTTACAGAAGATTTTTCACCTAAG CTTGTTGATTTTGAAAGTTGGAAATCGATTCTTACAAGATCTGAAAATAACTCGCGATGTATTAGCAATGAGGGTGCTATTTGTGTTCTTCCAAGTTCTTTGGAAGGAAGACAGTTAGATATCCAAGGAAACATTTATGCTTTTGGTGTTCTTTTGTTGGAAATAATCAGCGGGCGCCCACCACTTTGCAAGGATAAAGGATGCTTAGTAGATTGG GCTAAAGATTATCTTGAAAGACCAGAAGAAATGGCTTCTGTTGTTGATCCTGCTCTGAAACATTTCAGAGATGAAGATTTAAAGGTGATATGTGAAGTGGTTTCAATTTGCATTCATTTAAGGCCTCGAGATCAAGTCTCAATGCAAGATTTGTGTGCAATCTTGGAAAGCAAAATCGACACTTCGGTTTCTTCAGAGCTCAAGGCATCTTCTTTAGCTTGGGCTGAGCTGGCACTTTCTTCATGA
- the LOC111901149 gene encoding methyl-CpG-binding domain-containing protein 13 produces the protein MSSIERPEGLPSSWTIEVKGSEEEKRECYIDPETGREFHSMSEVSDYLNTINSSKATEKTGDKSSSETVIPEKSEAADVAAEDISEKKQETSEKSNEKNAVSGTQVDGLPPGWIKEVVVRSAKGRTTRKDPYYLDPSSDYAFMSKLDALRYLETGDIEKCAMKPRKKSDIMMKLANTPTKTQSANKKSTKRSNETKKSNKSTSTPSSRASKRLKTSETVEPQSEEQPEKEKNDGVEDDTEQVKGKEPNVEKSTNDEKTEIPLVPEPVKTVNGDVPIEVPEIHMTAEEQSVGIEERKNEGGNEVTNI, from the exons ATGAGCTCAATTGAGCGCCCGGAGGGGCTTCCTTCCAGCTGGACCATAGAAGTCAAAGGTTCAGAGGAAGAGAAACGTGAG TGTTACATTGATCCTGAAACTGGACGCGAGTTTCATTCAATGTCGGAGGTTTCTGACTATCTTAACACCATCAACAGCAGCAAAGCCACTGAGAAAACA GGAGATAAATCCTCTTCAGAAACAGTTATTCCCGAGAAGTCTGAAGCTGCTGATGTGGCAGCAGAAGACATCTCTGAAAAGAAGCAAGAAACCAGCGAGAAGAGCAATGAGAAGAAT GCTGTCTCGGGGACTCAAGTGGATGGATTGCCTCCAGGTTGGATAAAAGAAGTCGTAGTTAGGAGTGCTAAAGGCCGCACCACAAGAAAGGATCCG TACTACCTAGACCCTTCAAGTGACTACGCCTTTATGTCCAAATTGGATGCTTTACGCTATCTGGAAACTGGAGACATAGAGAAATGTGCAATGAAACCAAGGAAAAAGAGTGATATTATGATG AAATTAGCGAATACACCAACCAAGACACAAAGTGCAAATAAAAAGTCAACAAAGAGAAGCAACGAGACAAAAAAGTCAAACAAGTCAACATCCACTCCATCTTCTCGTGCATCAAAAAGGCTCAAAACAAGTGAAACTGTCGAACCTCAGTCTGAGGAGCAACCAGAAAAAGAGAAAAATGATGGTGTAGAAGATGATACTGAACAAGTCAAAGGTAAAGAGCCAAATGTTGAAAAGTCAACTAACGATGAAAAGACGGAAATACCCCTGGTCCCGGAACCGGTGAAAACTGTTAATGGTGATGTACCGATTGAAGTTCCGGAAATACACATGACTGCTGAGGAACAAAGTGTTGGAATTGAGGAAAGGAAGAATGAAGGTGGTAATGAGGTAACTAATATTTAA